In the genome of Primulina huaijiensis isolate GDHJ02 unplaced genomic scaffold, ASM1229523v2 scaffold207396, whole genome shotgun sequence, the window CTGCTTCCATTCTGTATGGATACTTTTTGAAGTCCGCTTCTCTAAGACACGGTTTGGAATGGGGTCTTTACCGCAGCAACTTTAGCATTGGTGATTGTACCCACGTACCTCTTCCTGAGACATTTTCTTTAGAATCGAAGCTCGTTGCCTTCAGCCAGAGCAGCAACTTGAGGTCTGCTTCTGTGGGTCATGTATCATATGGACCTGTAAATAAACCGAAAAATTTAAAGCGGTATGTGATGGGATTTGACAAAGAAACTATCCAGATGTGTGCAAAACCGAAGTCTACCGAGGCCGTGAATCTGATAGAGAGATACACTCTCGCCCTCTTTGGAGACAAGAATACTGGTCTGCTTGAATCTGACGAGATAATTTCAACGTCTTTTGCAAGTCTGAAGAGATTTGTGCTTGAAGCTGTTGCTTTTGGTTCTTTCCTCCTAGAAGCAGAAAACTGTGTGAATGCTGTGTATACGCTCGAGGAAAACTGAGTATGGTCCGACTATAGCACGA includes:
- the LOC140966620 gene encoding UV-B-induced protein At3g17800, chloroplastic-like: MLKSGKSWRIAELKRDECQAVVEDVMYMLIYHKFSEIGVYLVPRISQCVYNGRLEIFPSRDWELESIHSIEAVEMVREHLNDVVGWRANSNVRESWAITEIERLRLCKLYAASILYGYFLKSASLRHGLEWGLYRSNFSIGDCTHVPLPETFSLESKLVAFSQSSNLRSASVGHVSYGPVNKPKNLKRYVMGFDKETIQMCAKPKSTEAVNLIERYTLALFGDKNTGLLESDEIISTSFASLKRFVLEAVAFGSFLLEAENCVNAVYTLEEN